Below is a window of Fibrobacter sp. DNA.
TAAGCGCTGCTTTTTTTATTTCAAGTTGCGCATCAGAAGAAAGCTTCCTAAAATCTCGTTTTTCCATATCTTGAAAATAAATTATGCCCTATCACTTTGAGCAACATTTAATTGCCGAAGTAATAACCTCCAATTCATACACATTCGTTGACGCACGGAAATCAGGAACATATTACTGGAAAGTTGTTGCCAGGGACAGAAAATCGTCTTCAGAGAGTCCGGTGTGGACTTTCATAGTTGATTCCAGAACAACGGAGATAAGAATAAATACCACTTCAAGCGGAGCGGCAATCTATAAGGATGTTTATGATATACCTGTTTTGGTACGGCTTGACAACACTAATTTTGATTTTTCGGAATTCGGTCCTAATGGTGATAAAGCGGGTTTGAGTTTCACAAGAAAAGGCGCACCCGGAAAACTTCCATACCAGATCGACTACTGGGAGCGAAATCAGGCCGGAATCTGGGTGCTTCTTGATACCTTGAAAGGGAATGATGATTCCCAGGTGATACGGATGTCCTGGGGAGAGGGGTATGAAAATGGGTCGGATGGTACGAAAGTATTTGATGTAGAGAAAGGGTTTGTCGGGGTCTGGCACCTGGAAGAAAGCAGACCCGCTACCGGGAATCAGGGACTCTACCAGGATGCAACCGCAAACGGGTACCATGGTGATGACATGGTAAACACCAATACCAATGACGGTTTGATAGGACGAGGGCAGTACTTTGGTGTTGCGGGTATGAGCTATGACTGGATAAGGATTCCGGGAAACAATAACATGGGGAGCAACTCCAGTCAGATAAGCATGGAAACCTGGTTCAATGTAACAACCGCACAGTTCTTTGACAGAGTTTTTCTCTCTTTGGGTACTACTGGAACCTTTGAAGCCAGATTCAGGGTCAGCCTTACAAGTGACTGGCGGATAGTTCTAAGTGCCAGATCGTCAAGCCCAAACACTCATTCTATGTCTACCGAAGCATTACCGGTATCAGGAGGCTGGCACCATCTTTACTGTTCTGTGGATTACGATGCAGACAGTATGCATGTGTACCTGGACGGCTCTCTTGTCAGAAGTGCACAAGTAAACCTCGGTGACCCACTCTCCGCCGTAACAACTATTGCGGCAATAGGGGGTGAATACAACGGCATGTCCGGAACATTTTATGGTAGTCTCGATGAAATGAGATTTTCACATGTACGCCGGACACCTGAATGGATAAAATTCTGTTTTGAAAATCAGAAAGCAGACAGCAGAGTAGTACAGGTAGGGAACAGATGAAAAGAATGTACTTGACAGGATTTTTAGTTACACTGGTGCTGCTTGCCTGTTTCCCTGTCTTTTTGTTCTGTGTCAGTGATTACAACCCTTTTGAGGATGACAGTAATTCCCGGGCTGTGTTTGTGGAGGGTTTTGAGGATGGTGACACAGTGGGAATCTTCTCCACAGAAACGCTGGTAGTGGCGGTGGCTGTCGGGGTGCTTCTGGAGAAGTTTACAATCCATACCGAGTCGAACCGGTTCTTTGAAGATTCGACCATTTTTGCATTTGGAGGGCGGCTCGGAGCCGGGCCGTACAGGTTCCTGGTTTCTTTTTACGACACAGGCTGGCACAAGGTCAGTCTGTACTCCTTCCGGGAAAATGATGATGAGGTGGTGGAATCTTATAATGTTTACGCAAGGTCGCCGCTTAAACAGGAGAGTATTTCAGGATCGATGGGTGATAGCATAGATCTTGCCACAGAGCCGGTTGATGACCGTGATGTGCTTTACCACTGGTCGTTCGGACGCAGTGTGATTGTGACTTCTGTGCCCCCCAGTACCAGAAGTGTGATAAGAACATCGGGGTCGGTGGAAACCGGAGAACTGTGGGTCACCGATCTTTCCGGAAAATACGCCTCTCCAAAGAGTGGCTTTTTTTACACACTTACCGATAATGAAGGCCCGGTAATTACAAGTGCCAACGAGGGAAGTGTCGGGAAGGACACTGTCATCGCATCGGAAAAGGACTTCTTCTTCAAGGCGTATATACGTGATTATGGTTCCGGTACAGTATACGGGGCATCCGCTGACAATCAGCCTTTCGATATCATCACAAATGATCTGTTTGTCAAGAAGATCGCGAGCCTGGATACCCTTCCCAGGCCCTGGCCGCTGATTGTGAGGGCAATTGATCCATTTTCAAATCAGACTGAAAAAATATTCTGGCTTCTCTATGACTCTACACTGGCAAAAGGAAATCCGCCTGGAATCACAGTGAGAGTTCCATTCAGGGACAGTATTCTGACTCCGGTAAGAGACTGGATAGTAATCGGTGAGATTGTAAACTACTCCTCTGATTCTCTTGATTTTTCCATGTGTGTGGAAGTAAACGGCAAAGTGCAGGGTGACACATTGGATGTAATGGGCAGTTACAGTGCTGACTGGAGCTTCCCGATCCATCTTGCATCTCTTGTCAACAAGGTGAAGGTTCTTGTGCTCAACAGTAAAAAAGAGGTGGTCACAGAGAAGCCGTTCGTGATGATTTACGATCCTAACTTTACGGATACACTTCCTCCGGTTCTGGTTGAGCTGACTGTTGATGGAAAGCAGGTACAATCCGGAGTGCTGATTGTAGAGAAAAACACAGCTTTAATGCGTATTGTGGCTTTTGATGAGGGGAAAGGGATCAGATCGGTTAGAATCAATGATGTCATAGTTACGAAGACTTCACCATATATCTGGGAGAAGAAAGTCGGTGCAGCACATTCTGAATGGGGTACACTTTATGAAGTTGAAATCACAGACAGCACCGGAAGAACCACTTCCAGAAGTGTCGTGCTCAGACAGAACAGGCCACCCCAGATT
It encodes the following:
- a CDS encoding LamG domain-containing protein → MPYHFEQHLIAEVITSNSYTFVDARKSGTYYWKVVARDRKSSSESPVWTFIVDSRTTEIRINTTSSGAAIYKDVYDIPVLVRLDNTNFDFSEFGPNGDKAGLSFTRKGAPGKLPYQIDYWERNQAGIWVLLDTLKGNDDSQVIRMSWGEGYENGSDGTKVFDVEKGFVGVWHLEESRPATGNQGLYQDATANGYHGDDMVNTNTNDGLIGRGQYFGVAGMSYDWIRIPGNNNMGSNSSQISMETWFNVTTAQFFDRVFLSLGTTGTFEARFRVSLTSDWRIVLSARSSSPNTHSMSTEALPVSGGWHHLYCSVDYDADSMHVYLDGSLVRSAQVNLGDPLSAVTTIAAIGGEYNGMSGTFYGSLDEMRFSHVRRTPEWIKFCFENQKADSRVVQVGNR